CCATGCTCACCACCTTTAACCAACCGGGGCATCTGGCCACAGTGATCGCCTTCGTTCTGCCAATCAACGATATTATCCCAGCCAATATGGCGCTCTCAAGCTTCCTGTTGGAACCAAGCAATATCGATTTAGATGACAGCGCGATACCTGCGGGAAACGCGCTCAACGCCTATGTGACAATGGCTGGCAACTGGGTAGAATTCAGCGCATCACTTCCCAATACACCGTTGAAGATGGTTTACCGCGTTTCAGCACTCAATCTGGCTTGCGATCTGCTGCGCAACAATATCTGGTTGATCATTATCAATCTCCTATTGTTGGTGCTGTCGATGATGAGCATTTATTTTATCCGCCGCCAATACATCCCCCCAAGCGAGAGCATGGCCGTTGAGCTAGAGGCCGAACGCGCATTGAATCAGGAGATCATCACCAGTCTCCCTTGCGGCCTGCTGGTGTACAACTTCGCTAGCAATAGGGTGATCGTCAGCAATAAAATTGGCGAACATCTGCTGCCACATCTCAATCTGAATAAAATCGCCCATATGGCCGAGCAGCATCACAGTATGATACAGGCAACGGTGAATAATGAGATGTACGAGATCTGTATCTTCCGTAGCCAGCTATCACCCGAATCCTATCTGTTTCTGCTAAACGATCAGAATAGAGAAATAATGGTCAACAAATGGTTGCAGCAGGCACGGCGCGAATACGATAAAAATATCCGGGCACGCAAGCTGATGCTGCATAATTTGGGCATTGAGCTGAACGAGCCGCTACGCCTAATACATGGTCTAGCCGAGCGCCTGCGCAACCAACCGGATAGAAAGCAGCAGACGCTGCTGAACCAGCTGGCGGCGAGTTCCTCCTCGGTGTTAGAACTGATTGAAAACATCACCCTGCTCACCCAGTTGGAAACCCAAGACTGGCAACCTTCACACCAGTCATTCGCCCCGGTAGCAATGATTGATGAGTTGCTGCTGGAAGCCTTGCCAGCGATCAATCAAAAAGGGCTGGCGCTGTTTAACCATTTCCATCTGGATGTCGATCAACGTTACATAAGCGATGCCAGTGCGCTACGCAAGGTCATCTCGTTGTTAGTGAATTACGCCATCACCACTACTGCCTACGGCAAGGTTTCACTGGTGATCGATCATGAGCCAGGCCATGCGGATCGGTTGATATTCCACATCAATGATACCGGCTCTGGCATCTCCGATGAGGAGATCAGTAACCTTAGCTATCCTTTCCTCAGCCAAACGCAGGTGGATCGTTTTAATCATGGTTCCGGTCTCACCTTCTTCCTGTGCAACCAACTGTGTAAAAAGCTCAATGGTCAGTTGAATATCTGTAGCAAAGTGGATATCGGTACCCGCCATACCATTCGCATCGCCATGGAAATGGAGAAAAAAGCGGCGGAAAAGCAGGAGAAACTGCTTGATGGTGTCACCGCCCTGCTGGACATCACCTCGAAAGAGGTGCGCGGTATTGTGACTGAGCAACTGCAAGCTTACGGTGCCGATTGCCTGGTCGACGAAGATCGCCAGATCAACTGCGATTATGACTTACTACTGACCGATAACCCACAGCGGACAGATGATGACACGCTGTTGTTGGCTGGCGATGAAATGGGCTGGCAACAACTAGGAAAACGTTACATCCGAGTAAACTATAACTTGAGTGGTGCAATGCTAGACGCCGTGCTGATGCTGCTCGAACAGCAAATGGCCGTTCCGGAACAAGAGAAAAACCCGTTCACGTTGAACATCGAAGATACCCAACCCTATGAAAAACAATTGAAATCAAGCAATTACCATGACCTATTTGTCGAGACAGTACCCGACGATGTCAAAAAACTGTATACTGAGGCAGGCAGCAGTAATTTGCATGCGCTGTCGCAAACCGTACACCGCCTGAAGGGCGTGTTTGCCATGTTAAATCTGCTTCCCGGCAAGCAACTGTGTGAATCATTAGAGCAGCACATCACTGATGGTGATACACGCAATATCGGGAATAACATCAGTCAGATTGATTTTTTCGTCAGCAGACTGCTGGAGCAAGGTAGCCAACAACATGAATGACCTGAACGTAATTATTGCTGATGACCATCCTATCGTGCTGTTTGGCATCCGAAAGTCACTTGAGCAAATTGAATGGGTGAATGTGGTTGGGGAATTTGAAGACTCAACAGCACTGATCAACAGTTTGTCCATGCTGGACGCCAACGTACTGATCACCGATCTTTCTATGCCGGGTGACAAATATGGCGATGGCATCACCCTGATTAAGTACATCAAACGTCACTATCCGCAGTTGTCGATTATTGTACTCACCATGAACAACAACCCTGCCATCTTAAGCACAGTGTTGGATCTAGACATCGCTGGCATCGTACTGAAACAGGGCGCGCCGACCGATCTACCTAAAGCGCTGGCCGCCTTGCAGAATGGTAAGAAGTTCACGCCAGAAAGCGTAACCAAACTACTGGAAAAAATCAGCGCCAACGGCTATGGCGACAAACGTCTTTCGCCAAAAGAAAGCGAAGTACTTCGCCTGTTCGCCGAGGGCTTTCTGGTCACCGAGATCGCCAAGAAACTCAACCGCAGTATCAAGACTATCAGCAGCCAGAAGAAATCGGCGATGATGAAACTGGGCGTAGAGAACGACATCGCCTTACTCAACTACCTGTCTTCCATAAGCATGACGCCGCTGGACAGAGAATGATCGTGCTGGTATTCACATGCTCTT
The sequence above is drawn from the Serratia symbiotica genome and encodes:
- the rcsD gene encoding phosphotransferase RcsD; translation: MQNKQLTISSSNITRSFWLFIVLLTIGIGLYGYNYTNAWLVEKKYALTNITNALQKRINSYHYITYQIYDKFSNVPSLSIDPSLQETRLRPNVYYVEKMHKKTDAVIFGSHDDNTLAMVANISDYLDTRWGAKTENYAMYYLNGQDNSLSLITTQPLRELASRLQESYLATSVEEHRAEMLQQANMLNERESFLGLRKQHFRNVYFFSMLTTFNQPGHLATVIAFVLPINDIIPANMALSSFLLEPSNIDLDDSAIPAGNALNAYVTMAGNWVEFSASLPNTPLKMVYRVSALNLACDLLRNNIWLIIINLLLLVLSMMSIYFIRRQYIPPSESMAVELEAERALNQEIITSLPCGLLVYNFASNRVIVSNKIGEHLLPHLNLNKIAHMAEQHHSMIQATVNNEMYEICIFRSQLSPESYLFLLNDQNREIMVNKWLQQARREYDKNIRARKLMLHNLGIELNEPLRLIHGLAERLRNQPDRKQQTLLNQLAASSSSVLELIENITLLTQLETQDWQPSHQSFAPVAMIDELLLEALPAINQKGLALFNHFHLDVDQRYISDASALRKVISLLVNYAITTTAYGKVSLVIDHEPGHADRLIFHINDTGSGISDEEISNLSYPFLSQTQVDRFNHGSGLTFFLCNQLCKKLNGQLNICSKVDIGTRHTIRIAMEMEKKAAEKQEKLLDGVTALLDITSKEVRGIVTEQLQAYGADCLVDEDRQINCDYDLLLTDNPQRTDDDTLLLAGDEMGWQQLGKRYIRVNYNLSGAMLDAVLMLLEQQMAVPEQEKNPFTLNIEDTQPYEKQLKSSNYHDLFVETVPDDVKKLYTEAGSSNLHALSQTVHRLKGVFAMLNLLPGKQLCESLEQHITDGDTRNIGNNISQIDFFVSRLLEQGSQQHE
- the rcsB gene encoding response regulator transcription factor RcsB — protein: MNDLNVIIADDHPIVLFGIRKSLEQIEWVNVVGEFEDSTALINSLSMLDANVLITDLSMPGDKYGDGITLIKYIKRHYPQLSIIVLTMNNNPAILSTVLDLDIAGIVLKQGAPTDLPKALAALQNGKKFTPESVTKLLEKISANGYGDKRLSPKESEVLRLFAEGFLVTEIAKKLNRSIKTISSQKKSAMMKLGVENDIALLNYLSSISMTPLDRE